The DNA sequence AAATAAAAAGGGAGGCTTCATAAAGGCCTATTTTGCCGGAACTCCGGAGGACGAAAGGGCAATCAAGGAGGCCACGACGGCTACCGTTCGATGCTTTTTATTGGACGATTCAAGCGAAGGGACTTGCTTTTACACGAAAAAGCCCGGAGGCAGGCTCGCCATATTTGCCAAGGCATATTAGGTTAACACACGTCAAACTTGGTTGGCTAAATTTGGCTAAAACCTGATTCGCCTACGCTGTTCCTTCGAAATGCACTATCATATATATATATGCATGGTAGCGTCTTGATAGCACGAAGAATAGTTTGTTTCCCTTGGGGAGGGATAGAAGCATGATAACGGAGGCTAAGCTTAAGGGAGTTACAATAAAGCTTTATAAGGGTGATATAACCACCTATGATGGCGATGCGATCGTCAACGCTGCCAATAACCATCTCTGGATGGGTTCCGGCGTGGCTGGGGCCATAAAAAAGAAAGGAGGTGACGAGATAGAAAAGGAAGCGATGTCGATTGGCCCTGTCAAAGTGGGAGAAGCCGTAGTGACGGGTGCCGGAAAGCTGGATGTCGATTACGTCATCCATGCGGTCGTGATGGGTCAGGATCTCAAGACCAGCGAGAAGATGATTAGGGAAGCGACCCAAAGTGCTTTGATGCGATGCGATGAGTTAAAGATAGAGCGCATTGCCTTTCCTGCCCTCGGCACAGGTGCCGGATCGATTCCCTATGATGCATGTGCATTAGCGATGTTGGAGGAGATATTCTACTACATCGAGGAGGAAGACACGTCCTTGAAAGAAATAGTCATTTACTTATACGACGACGATGCCCTTCGATCGTTTGGACGTGTTCTTGAGCAAATTGTTGCCAAGAAGGCGTGATCGAAATCTGCAGGAGGTGGATCTTGTGTCTAAGCAGGAATCTAGGAATAGCATGACCAGTAAGGAGCAGAAGAGCAGAAAAGAAACGTTAAGCGTCTTGCTAGGAGCAGCGTTTTTGATGGCTACATCTTCGATAGGGCCTGGCTTTTTGACGCAGACAGCCGTTTTTACCGAAAAGCTGAAGGCCTCATTTGCCTTCGCGATTTTGCTTTCGATTATCGTGAGCTTGATCGTTCAATTGAACGTTTGGCGGATATTGGCCGTTTCAAAGATGCGTGCTCAAGATGTGGCCAATAAAGTCTTCCCTGGCCTAGGATATTTCATCGCCTTTTTAGTCGCCATCGGAGGATTGGTGTTTAACATCGGCAACGTTGGCGGGGCGGCTATGGGCTTAAAGGTGATAGCCGGCATACCAATAACGTGGGGCGCTATCATTAGCGCGCTCATAGCCATTATTTTGTTCCTATATAAGGAAATGGGTCGGGCGATGGATCAGTTCACTAAAATACTTGGCTTTATCATGATAGCCCTGGTCTTATACACGGCCATTGTCACCAAGCCCCCTGTCGGCGTAGCCGTAAAGGAAGCCTTCATACCGTCTCAGATAGATTGGATGGTTATCATAACTTTGATAGGGGGTACGGTCGGAGGTTACATCACCTTTTCCGGAGCCCATAGGCTTTTGGACGCCGGAATTTGTGGTCCAGAACAGGTCAAAGACGTCACACGCGGAGCAATGAACGGTGTCATCATAACGGGAGTTATGCGTATACTTCTTTTCCTGGCCATCCTGGGCGTTGTGTGGGCAGGCCATTCCCTAGACCCTTCAAACCCTCCTGCTTCTGCCTTTAGGCTTGGTGCTGGAGAGATCGGATATAGGATATTTGGCGTTATATTGTGGGCTGCCGCTATAACATCGGTTGTTGGTGCTTCATTTACGTCCATATCCTTCTTGCAAACCCTGTTTAAGCATATTCAAAGAAATAACCGATGGTGGATCATCGGGTTCATCATAATTTCTACGGCAATCCTGATCACGATCGGCCAGCCTGTTACTTTGCTCATCTTCGCCGGCTCGGTAAATGGGCTTATACTTCCCTTGGCCCTTCTGTCCATCCTGCTGGCGGCACATAAAAAAGAGGTCGTAGGAGATTACAAGCATCCCATCTGGCTCACTATTACCGGATATTTCATGGTGGCAATTACTCTATGGATGGGCATTATATCGCTCGGGAAGATATTTACTATGTTTAAGTAAAATGTTTAGGGGTAAGGGATGTTATAAACGCCTCCTTACCCCTATTTGATGAAGTAAGGGGTGTGTAAATTGGCTGAATATCTAGAACCTAAGGTCTTGTATGCTGGCGATAGCGCTGTGACCATAGAGTTTGGTGACAGTATAGATATAAAGGTCAACGCAAGAGTACAACAGCTTCGTCAGTTCATAGACCGCGGACAGTTTAACGGTGTTGTGGAACTGGTCCCCACCTATCGCTCCTTAACGGTTTATTTTGACCCCGTTAGGGTAGGAGATGTAGCTCCTTTCTTTGAAAGGCTTAAAAAATTAGCGGCAGACACCAAAGGAGAGGTCCCCAAGGGTGGGCTGATCATAGTAATCCCCGTATGCTATGGCGGCGAATTTGGCCCCGATATGCAAAACGTGATCGACCACACGGGGCTTTCTGAAGAGGAAATAATAAAGCGTCATACCGCGGTGGATTACTATTGCTACATGTTGGGTTTTACGCCCGGTTTTTCCTACTTGGGCGGGATGGATGAGAGCCTTGCCACGCCAAGGTTGAAGGAGCCTCGAAAGGTAATACCCGCTGGAAGCGTTGGCATAGCGGGAAAACAAACCGGCATATATCCCATAGATAGCCCGGGCGGTTGGCAGCTGATAGGCCGAACGCCCTTGAAGCTCTTTGATCCGGAAGGTCAGCCCCCCCTTTTTGATCGACGCGGGAATGTGGGTGCGCTTTCGGAGTATAGACCGCAAGGAATACGATGAAATAGCATCGCAGGTTGCCGCCAGAACATATAAGCCGGAAATCTTGACGAAAAGCGGTGATGCCAAGTGATCTTTGAAGTTTTATCCGCAGGGCTCCTTACGACCGTTCAGGACCTGGGCCGCTGGGGTTACCAGGGCAAGGGCATGCCCGTGGCGGGAGCTATGGATCCTCAGGCTTTAAAGATAGGCAATATATTGGTGGGAAATGATCCCGGTGAAGCGGCCTTTGAGATAACTTTAATGGGCCCGACCCTAGCAGTGCTCGAGGGCGAAGGGCTCATTGCCGTGACTGGAGCAGAAATAAATTTTACCATAAATGATGTTGAAGCGCCGCTGTGGCAATCTGTTAAGGTGCAAGCCGGAGATACCATTGCGCTGTCTGCTCCAAAGGGGCATGGGTGTAGGGCCTATTTGTGCGTTTCAGGAAGTCTGGACGTGCCGATAGTGATGGGAAGTAAGTCGACGTATTTGAGAGCGGGGGTAGGAGGGTTTAACGGTAGGGCACTCAAGGCTGGAGATCGCATCTCTACAGGACCGCTTAAACCGTTGACATGGCTTTCAGTAGGCCTTGCCTGCCCTGAGCGCTTAAGGCCCAAGAGGGAATTAGAACTGCCTTTGCGGGTGGTGTTAGGCCCCCAGGACGACGCCTTTACCGAGAAGGGATTAAAGACGTTTCTTGAATCTGAATATACGATAACTAATGAGGCTGACAGGATGGGCTACAGGCTTGAGGGGCCGGTGATAGAACACAAAGCAGGAGCAGATATCATTTCCGATGCCATACCCTTGGGCGCCGTTCAGGTACCCGGCCATGGCAAGCCCATATGCATGTTGGCCGACAGGCAAACTACTGGAGGCTATACCAAGATAGCGGTCCTTAGCACGCCCGATATAGCCGTCCTTGCCCAGCGCATTCCAGGGCAGACCGTACGATTTAAGGCCATATCCCTGGAGGAGTCCATCGCTGCGACAAAGGCAGAAAGAGAGCAAATTGAAGAGTTGCTAAGGTTACGTGCCTCTTACAGGTCCCGCCGGGTTGTTCCCGTAGGGTCGCCAAAGCCCAGGGTTAGCGAACGCTGGGCATTAAGGGTGGACGGGAGAACCTACGATGTGATCGTGGAGGAACTCGACTAAAATTAAGGAGGTGTTTTCGATGTATTTCATAGATTTGAACAGCGATTTAGGTGAAAGCTTTGGCGCATGGAAGATGGGAAATGATGAAGCTGTATTGGACTTTGTGAGCTCTGCCAACGTAGCCTGTGGATTTCATGCCGGCGATCCGATGGTCATGCTTGCCACTGTAAGGGCGGCCAAGGAAAAGGGAGTGGCCGTAGGAGCCCATCCCGGTTATCCCGACTTAATGGGTTTTGGCAGAAGGAACATGGATGTGACGCCTGACGAAGCTTATGCCTACACGCTATATCAGATAGGGGCAATGCAGGCGGCATGCAATGCAGTGGGAGTTAAGCTCCAGCACGTCAAAGCTCACGGGGCCCTTTATAACCAGGCTGCCAAAAATCACGCCTTGGCTGTAGCAATTGCACAGGCCGTAAAGGATGCCGGCCAAGGTTTGATCCTGCTGGGGTTGGCAAATTCTGAGTTCGACAAAGCTGCGGCTGAAGTTGGTGTGCCTTACGCTGCGGAGGCCTTTGCCGACAGGGCTTACCAGGCGGATGGTACGTTAGTCCCGCGTAAGGTCCAAGGTTCCATGATACATGACGTCAGCTTGGCAGTGGCCAGGGTGGTTCGCATGGTTAAGGAAGGCAAAGTCGAGACCATTGATGGTAAGATCATAGATCTCAAGCCGCATTCCATCTGTCTGCACGGCGATTCTCCCAAAGCTGTTCAGATGGCCACCGAAATCAGAAAGGGCTTGCAAGCAGCAGGTATAAAGATAGTGCCCATATCAGAGGTGATAAAACAATGAGGGCCGTAGATTACGCTCAAAGGACCCCTCAGGAGGTAAGGCTGGCAATAAGGAATAAGGAGTGGAAAGGCCCTACCGCAGGTATGGCCAAGGGCCACGTGCAGGCAAATTTGGTCATATTGCCCAAAGATTGGGCTTACGATTTTCTGGTGTTTGCGCAGCGCAATCCGAAGCCTTGTCCAGTGCTTGATATAACGGAACCGGGGGACCCCGAGCCTAGGCTTGTGGCCAGGGGGGCTGACCTTCGCACCGACCTGCCCAAGTACAGAGTTTGGAAAGACGGCGAGCTTATAGATGAGCCTACGGATATAGTCTCTTACTGGCGCGATGACCTTGTGGCCTTTTTGCTGGGGTGTTCCTTTACCTTTGAATCCGCATTGCTCGATGCCGGGATACCCGTTCGTCATATCGAATGCGGTTGCAACGTCCCCATGTACATAACTAACATTCAATGCATTCCGGCTGGAAGGCTTTCCGGCCCCATGGTGGTGAGCATGAGGCCAATCCCTGCTTGTCAGGTGCCCAAGGCCGTATTGACGACGGGACGATTTCCAGCAGTGCACGGCTCTCCCGTGCACATCGGAGATCCGTCGATCATAGGCATCAAGGACGTCAATAAACCGGATTTCGGCGATTCCGTTCCAATTAATGATGGCGAAGTCCCGGTGTTTTGGGCCTGTGGGGTGACGCCGCAGGCAGCCTTGATGGCAAGCAAGCCACCCTTCGCGATAACCCATGCGCCGGGCCATATGTTCGTATGCGACCCCAAGGACTCAGACTACGCCATATTTTGATGATTTTAAAGGCGAGGGGAAACCCTCGCCTTTGCTTTTACTGTTCCCTTAGGGCCCTTAAAAAACTTGACACGAAGGTGGATACCTCGTCTTTAATTGCCCTTTCCCCAAGGGCTGATTTTTCGGCAATTATCTTTACGATCGCGCTTCCGACGACTATGCCGTCTACGTAAGGTTTTACGGCCTTTACTTTTTCTGGGCTATCTATCCCAAAGCCAAGGGCAAGCGGGACGGATGTGTGCGTCCTGACGCTTTCCATGTACGACTTTATTTCATCGATGGGCCCTCTCGCATCTCCCGTTATGCCAAGGAGGGATACGCAGTACAAGAAACCTTTGGCTACCCTTCCGATTTGACCCAGCCTTTCGTCGTCCGTGTTGGGCGTGACCATGTAGATCGGACATAAACCTTCGCTTGCACACATATCGTAAAATTCCTTGCCTTCGTCGAAGGGGAGATCCGGTATGAGGACGCCAGAAACATTGCAGGCCAGTGCGTCTCTTACAAATGAGCTTTCACCGTATTTCATTATTGGGTTAATATATCCCATTAACACGATAGGTGCGCTGAGGCCCTTTATTTCGCTCAGCATCTTGAATATCTTCGGCATGGTCGTTCCGCTGGCTAGGGCCCGTTGGGATGCCGCCTGAATGACGGGACCGTCTGCCAAGGGGTCAGAAAAGGGCATGCCTACCTCTATTATCCCTGCTCCGAGTTTATCAAGCTCCTTTATGATCTGTGCCGTCGTGTGAAGGTTTGGGTCGCCGGCACAGATGTAAGGGATGAGAAGTTTACCACTATCAAAAGCTTCGGCTATCGTCCTCATGGTTACTCTTCCTCCTTAAAAAGTTTTCCCTTCAATGCCTCCATATCCTTGTCTCCCCTTCCCGAAAGACACAAGACGACCAACGAACCTGGCTTGATGTTCCTATGCTCGCGCATCAGGTAAGCAAGGGCATGAGCGCTTTCAAGTGCCGGGATTATGCCTTCAGTCTCGCATAGGAGCTTGAAGGCCTCTATGGCTTCGTCGTCTGAGGCGTAGGTGTAATACACTCTACCAGTCTCGTGATAGAAGCTGTGCTCAGGCCCAACGCCTGGGTAGTCAAGCCCCGCCGATATGGATACGGCAGGCACTATCTGGCCGTATTCGTCCTGGAGGATGTAGGATTTGGATCCATGCAACACGCCTATGCTTCCTCCCGTAAGTGCTGCGGCGTGCTTGCCCGTCTCTATGCCGTATCCTGCTGCCTCTACGCCCACCATCTTCACCTCTTTGTCGTCAACGAAGGGATAAAACATGCCCATGGAGTTGCTCCCTCCGCCCACGCAGGCCACCAACATGTCGGGAAGACGGCCTTCCTTCTCAAGGATTTGTTCCTTCGTCTCATCGCCTATGATGCGCTGGAAATCGCGCACCATCATTGGGTACGGATGGGGGCCAACGACCGAGCCTATCACGTAATGGGTGGTCGATACGTTGGTCACCCAGTCCCTTATGGCCTCATTGGTGGCATCCTTAAGCGTCATGCTGCCTGAGGCGACGGGTATTACCTCTGCCCCCAGCGTCCTCATCTTATATACGTTTAAGGCCTGCCTGTGTATGTCCTCGACTCCCATGTAGATGTGGCATTCCAATCCAAACTTGGCCGCAGCAGTGGCGGTGGCTAAACCGTGCTGGCCCGCCCCAGTCTCGGCTATGATCCTCTTTTTGCCCATGCGCATGGCAAGGAGTATCTGGCCGATCACATTATTGATCTTATGTGCGCCAGTATGATTTAAGTCCTCACGCTTCAGGTAAAGCTTTATGCCCCCAAGGCAGGTGGAAAGGCGATCGGCATAGTAAAGCGGCGTCGGTCTTCCTGAGTATTCCTTCAATAAATAGTTATACTGTGATATAAAGGACGGGTCGTCTTTCGCCTCCAGGTAAGCCTTTTCCAGTTCTTCCAGTGCCGGCATTAAAGTTTCGGGCACGAATCTCCCGCCGAATTTGCCAAAATATCCCTTAACTTTCAATTTATATCCCTCCCGTTTCTGTTTTAAAATTCGTTGAGTTTTCTAACTTTTTTCATTAAGTCCACTATCTTTGATTCATCTTTTACTCCTGGCGATACCTCAAGCGAGCTGTTTACATCTATTGCGCTTGGACTTAAAAGCTTTACCGCCTGCTCGACGTTTTCCGGGCCGATCCCGCCGGCCAAGATGAAGGGCTTTTTGAAGTTAAAATTCCTTATCAACTGCCAGTTGAAGGTAGTACCTGTGCCCCCTCTTAGCTTTCCCCGTTTAGCGTCAAGCATTATGAAATTTGCAACTTCTTCGTAGCGACTAATGAGCTTCAGGTCTTCCTCTCCCTCTATGGCAATTGCCTTTATGGACCTTAAAGGACAGTTCGATATGAAGCCTGGTTCTTCTTTGCCATGAAATTGGATCAAGTCAAACGCTTTGCTACTTATTATTTCATCCATTAGTTCGAAGGAAGGGTCACTTACCACTGCCACGACGACAACCAAGGGAGGAACGGAACTTGCAAGCTTTTTTGCCCTGTCAACGTCAACCCTCCTGGGGCTGGGAGCCAAAACGAAGCCCACGGCATCAGCTCCTGCCATTACTGCCGCTGTTACATCCCTTTCTCTGGTCAGTCCGCATATTTTCACCCTTAACCTCATCTAGTATCACCTAATAATTCCTTTAGCAGACTTGTCGGATTAGATGAACGCATGAGCGTCTCGCCGATGAGAATTCCATCGAAGCCCAACTCCTGCAGCCTTTTTACGTCCTCTTTGGTCCTTACCCCGCTTTCGGCGACCAGCTTCCTTTCGCTTCCCGGTTCTAGCAAGTGAAAGGCCTTTATCAGGGATTCACACCTTCCCATATCGACGGTCATGGTCTTTAAATCTCTGTTGTTGAAACCTATGGCCTTTGCATCGCTTTTCAGTGCCTCTGTAAGCTCATCTTCGTCATGCACTTCTACTAAGGTTTCCATGCCCAGGTCTTGAGCAAGCTTAACTAAGTCGCATAACTTATTGCCCTTCAAGATGGAAACTATAAAAAGCACGGCGTCGGCTCCGGCAAAGAGGCTTTCGTATATCTGAAGCTCATCAAACATGAAGTCCTTTCGCAGTATCGGAAGGTTGGAGCTTTCCTTTGCCAATTGAAGCATCTTCAGGTCCCCTTTAAAGAAATGCCTCTCCGTCACAACCGATATGGCCCTGGCTCCGCCTGCTTCGTACTGCCTTGCCCTATTTGCCGCATCTACGTCTTCGGCTATTGCACCGGCACTTGGGGAAGCCCTTTTTATCTCTGCGATTATCGAGATGTCGTCACAAGACAAAGCGTCGTAGAGGGACCTTTTTGGGGCCTTGATGTTCATTAGCTCCTCGTATTTTTTGCTTACTATTTGATCCAGTATCATGCCGCTTCACCTATACCATTTGTGAACTTAACAATTCTATAAAGGGCGTCAGCGGCAAGGCCTTCTTCGATGACGCGAAGGGCAAGTTTGACCCCTTCGGCCAAGTCTTTCGCCGCTCCAACGACCAGGAATGCAGCTCCTGCATTTAAGGCCACTACGTCCCTTTTTGGCCCTTTTTCTTTTCCGTTTACTATCTCCAGGGCGATCTTCGCGTTTTCCTGCGGCGAGCCTGCAAGCAGGCTGGATATTGGGGCTTGCCTTAAGCCGACGTCTTCGGGCGATATGTAGAACTCCTGCATTTCTCCTTCCTTGAAGAATACGACGTGATTAGGCCCACTCAAGGAAAGCTCGTCCAATCCTCCGTGACCATGCAGTACCATGGCGCTCTTCAGGCCGAGGTTCATCAGCACCTCTGCAAGAGGCCTTATCAGGGAGTCGTCATATACGCCCATTATTTGGTAATTGACGAAGGCGGGGTTGCTTAAAGGCCCAAGCAGGTTAAAAAGCGTCCTTACGCCCAGCTCCTTTCTGGTCCTTGCCACGTTTTTCATGGCCTTATGAAAGTGCGGCGCAAAGAGAAAACCGAAATTGACATGTGATAGAGATGCATTTGCCTCCTCGGGAGACGACAAGATCCTTACTCCCAAGGCCTCCATTAGATCGGCGCTGCCGCTTTTGCTCGATATGGAGCGATTGCCGTGTTTTGCCACCGGTATTCCTGCGCCTGCGACAACCAGGGAGGCTATAGTGGATATATTAAACGTCCCCACCCCGTCTCCGCCCGTACCGCAAGTATCTATGGCCGTCGAAGGTGCCTTGACCTTGATTGCCTTTTGTCGCATGACGTTTGCTGCGGCAGTGATTTCCTCGACGGTCTCTTTCTTGCTTTTGAGCGCCACCAAAAAGCCTGCCGCCTCTATCTCCGTGGCGGTCCCCTCTAAGATCTCCATCATGGCCTCGTGCATTTCCTCGTAAGATAAATCTTGTCTTGCCGCAAGTTTTTCTATATAGCCCCTAAGCATTGTTATCCCTCCTGTTTTTTGCGACTTTTAAGGCTTGTATCAAGGCTCTAGCCTTGTTTTGAGTTTCCATAAATTCCCTTTCCGGATTGGAGCCGGCGACTATCCCTGCTCCGGCCTGAATTGTCAAACCTTCGTCGTTTTGCATGAAGGTCCTGATCAGGATGCTCATCTCCAAATTGCCGTTAAATCCGATGTAGCCTATAGCTCCACCGTAAGGGCCTCTTGGAATAAACTCCATTTCGTCGATGATCTTCATGGCCGCATCCTTAGGGGTTCCCGTTACTGTGCCGGCGGGGAAGGACGCCTTTAACGCCTGCGTTGCCGTAACGTTTGGCATGAGCCTTCCCTCGACTTGAGATACCAGGTGCATGACATTGCTGTACCTTTCCACTTCGAAATATTTAGATACTTTGATGCTTTCAGGCGAGCACATATTTTCGAACTCCTTCATGGAAAGCTCAAGTAAAAGCAAATGTTCTTGGCGTTCCTTGTCGTCGAAGAGCATCTCCATCTCAAAAAAATCGTCCTCGCCCTGGTCCTTTCCGCGACGCCTCGTGCCGGCAATGGGCCTGGTAAGAGCTTGGCCATCCCTTACCCCTAGAAGAAGCTCGGGAGATGAGCCTACTAGACATTTTCCGTCGAATTCCATGATGAACATGTATGGAGAGGGGTTGACTTGCCTTAAGGCCTCATATAACGTCATGGGGTTTACGTACTCCTTCGTCCTAATCTGCCTGGACAGGACTACCTGCGTTGCCTCGCCATCTCCAATGCGCTTAAGCGCTTTTGCAACCATGGATGTGAAATCGTCCTTGGGTGGGAAAGACTCGATCTCCACAGGGCTCTTGCCGTCAAGCTGGCCGGTAAGAAGAGCATTTGCGGATTTATCGCCTGCCTGCAGCGGTTCAACGGGAGCGTCATCGAATAAGCCGGTTTGGTTGCAGTGGATTATCCTTCCGGTGGATCTCTCTAAAACGCAATAAACGGAAGGCTCGAACAAAAAAGCGCCAGGATAGGCAGATAGGTGGGCATTAGATGCGATGTCGTAACCTATGTAGCCTAAAAGACCACCGTTAAAGGGCAAAAGCTCGTCATCCGCAACTTTGTGTTCCTGCATGTAATTGTCGACTGCTTCAAAGAAATCCTCCTTAGGCAGTTTTCTTGTATGGCCATCTTGATCCGTTACGATGGTCACATCGCCTTCTACCTGAAATATCTTTTTAGGTTTGGCCCCCAAAAGCGCGAAATCGCCTAACTCCATGAGAAAAGAAGGTCCGTTGCCTCTCAATGTCCTGTAAAGGCTTACAGCTCTTGTTGATCCTAAACTGCATGAGCAGGTCGTTTCGATCTTTTCTTTCTTTGCATTTTGCGTCTGCATCAATCGTCACTCCTTATTTGCCAAATTTTTGTCTAAAAATAAAACCGGAGGGTCCTTTAGACGAGCCCTCCGGTTATCGAACTTTGGGTATAAACAGAGGGCCAAGAAGACCGATCCTTTAGGGATCTGCCTCCCTGGCCCTCTTAAAATCTATTTAGGCCGCGGGTGGCAGACTCAGTGAGCCTGCCACCACCAATTATTGTTCTTTTTATTAAAACTATCGATCATGGACATATTTGCTATTGCCCCTTTCGTCAGGTTGGGTAAAATTTATCATGGTCCCGTTATATTTGTCAAGGCCAAATTTGTTTTCAAGCGTAATTCATGACGAATTATGCAGTGTTATTTTTTTATTTTGCGTTGGAGGTGTAGTGTTGCGCAAAAGAAAAGAGATATTGTTGGTGTTGTGTACCATAGCCATGATCATGATGATAGGCATCGGCATTGTAAGCCCCATATTGCCTCACTATGCCAGATCGTTTGGCGTCAATATAACCATGGTCGGCCTATTGATAACGGTTTTCGGTCTGGCAAGAATAGCGATTGACGTACCTGCCGGTTCCCTGGTTGAGATCTTTGGCAGACGATCCATGTTGGTGCTGGGGCCTGCCTTATTGGGGGTCGCATCCTTCTGCTGTAGCATGGCAAGAAGCTACTTACAGCTTTTATGTTTTAGGTTCCTGCAGGGATTGGGATCGGGTTTATATACGACTGCCGCGATGGTCATGCTCGCCGATATTAGCAATGTAAGGACACGGGGACCCATGATGAGCTTTTATCAGGGAGCAATCCTTATCGGGGCGGGATTAGGTCCAACGGTAGGCGGTTATATAGCCGATGCATGGGGAATTAGGGCCCCGTTTATCGTATATTCATTTATGGCTGCTTTGGCGACCATTTGGGCTTACGTGAAGCTGCCTGAGACGAAGTCGCCCAAGGCAGCAAAGGCAATATCTAATGATGATATTGAGATTAACGATAAAGAAGACGATGTAAAACAACAAGCGACCATCCTTAAAGGCATAATAAAGCTCTTTAAGAAAAGGGAATTTCTGCTTGGCTCACTTGTGACCTTTAGCATATTTTTTACTCGCACCGGGACGCAAAATCAGCTCATCCCCTTGCTTGGTGCCGACAGGATTGGCCTTTCGGCTTCCCTAATAGGGACAGTCCTCACGATCGTCACAATTTTTCAGTTTATAGCCTTGTTTATCGTGGGCAAACTTTCTGTCAGGTTGCCAAGGAAGACCTTGATAACGCCTGGATGCATCCTTTTGGGCATTGGGCTGGTCTTGGTCGCCTTTAGTAAGAATTACAGCTATTTGCTGATTAGCGCCATGGTTATGGGGGTAGGGATAGGGATGGCAGGTCCTGTCATATCTGCTTACGTCGCCGATACTTTGTCTCGCGACGAATACGGCATCGGGATGGGATTATATAGGGCAATCAGTGACATTGGGTTTGTGGTAGGCCCTGTCACTTTGGGTTGGTTAGCCGATATCGGGGGATTTATAAGGCCAATCCTCATAAATGCAGCATTCGTGATATCTATTGCTTGCATCTTTCACATCTTTGCACGGGAGACGGCTAAGTGAGCAAGTTCACGGGGGAGGTATTATCTTGATAAAGAGGGTAGCATGGGTTGTCACGGGCGCGGGGCACTTTTTAAGGGAGTGCATTGACGTTATAGCCGAATATAAAAGCGACATAAACCTTTTTGTCTCTAGAGCAGGTCTGGAAGTAATCAAGGTGTATGGATTATACGATCACCTGCTCAGAGAAAGTATTGATATAGTAAATGATCAGAGCGCATCCTCTGCAAGCTGTGGTGCCTTTGCTGCGGGTAGATACAGCGTGTTAGTCATAGCGCCTGCTACTTCAAACACGGTGGCAAAGTGTGCATTGGGCATAGCCGATTCCCTACCCACTAACCTGTTTGCTCAAGCGGGTAAATCTAAGGTGCCCATAGTCGTATTGCCAAGTGACGTATCCTGCGAGATAGAGTCCGTGACCCCTTCGGGCAAAAGGATAATGGTATATCCGAGGCCGATAGACATGCGAAACGTAAGTATGCTTAAGGAATTTCCGGGGGTTACGGTGGTAGATGACGTTGAGAAACTGAGATCTAGCTTGGAAATTTATATTTTATAATTCCTTTGATTTAAAACGATTTACTTGCCGACGCAGAACTGACTGAATATGGCATGAATCAGGTCTTCGTCGAAGCTTCTTCCAAGAAGCCTGTCCAGATAATATTTGGCCTCAAGCAAATTTGAAGCT is a window from the Acetomicrobium flavidum genome containing:
- a CDS encoding flavoprotein; the protein is MIKRVAWVVTGAGHFLRECIDVIAEYKSDINLFVSRAGLEVIKVYGLYDHLLRESIDIVNDQSASSASCGAFAAGRYSVLVIAPATSNTVAKCALGIADSLPTNLFAQAGKSKVPIVVLPSDVSCEIESVTPSGKRIMVYPRPIDMRNVSMLKEFPGVTVVDDVEKLRSSLEIYIL